Proteins found in one Helicobacter sp. NHP19-003 genomic segment:
- a CDS encoding TonB-dependent receptor family protein yields the protein MMHKRLLSALIASLACQAALMAKDKTYTLGKVSTAGQRGKTDYSGHVNLGYSGITAPKSWQDEEVKKYTGSRTVISNKQLTQSANQSIEEALQNVPGMQVRNTTGVGAMPSIQIRGFGAGGSGHSDATLMLVNGIPVYMAPYSHIELDIFPVTFQSIDRIDVIKGGGSVQYGPNTYGGIVNIITKPIPKHWESQVAERTTFWAKARNAGFAAPPGKTGNPSFLSSLGNDILYNTYVRSGGMINKHFGVQAQANWVDGQGFRDNSPTNIQNYWLDGVYDINENNGIKAYYQYYDFKIAQPGSLSAEQYQENRFMNGRPYNSKGGRSQRFGIVYENRFGDLERVGGTFSFTYYGQFMTRDFQVSSSYNSANMVTCYSAASCAAQGLSGYNLAVPYYATNYNGWGEVENPVRSINNAFEPKVNLVVNTGKVKQTFITGLRFMTTTFLQRQYMNTNDCPTIKSGEGAGFLCDGANVMSGWEPHIKHGLYKNWNDWRNNYTAVYLSDRIETWNGRFFVVPGLRYALVQYQNENAANWATIPQAVLKKIAHMNNWMPSTNIGFIPVQGDHTLLTYFNYQRSYVPPQLDVLSYGGAEYFTQHFDEVEAGARYTYKSNFSFNADYFRIWARDFATGQYSIYTSGPMKGNVRPVNGYSQGVELEMYYRPIKGLQLHAAFNYIDTRVTSHGPLTDLNGDVLPGTSYNKHFPFVSPYQFILDARYTYRKTTFGLSSYFYSRAYSGISNSAAGGYYGTQYYSGGANFESVLNSGYQCAAWCMTQHEGMLPWYWVWNIQVSQVFWESGRHKIVGSLQVNNIFNMKYFFTGIGSSPAGLQPGPGRSVTAYLSYTF from the coding sequence ATCATGCATAAAAGATTACTATCGGCTTTAATAGCCTCTTTGGCGTGCCAAGCGGCTTTAATGGCTAAGGACAAAACCTACACCCTAGGCAAGGTCTCTACAGCCGGACAAAGAGGTAAAACCGATTACTCAGGGCATGTCAATCTAGGCTACAGCGGAATCACGGCTCCTAAAAGTTGGCAAGATGAAGAAGTGAAAAAATACACCGGTAGCCGCACGGTGATCTCTAACAAACAACTCACCCAGAGTGCCAACCAAAGCATTGAGGAGGCCTTGCAAAATGTCCCGGGCATGCAGGTGAGAAACACCACTGGCGTGGGGGCGATGCCTAGCATCCAAATCCGTGGCTTTGGGGCCGGAGGCTCAGGGCACAGCGATGCCACTTTAATGTTGGTGAATGGGATTCCCGTCTATATGGCGCCTTACTCACACATCGAGCTAGACATCTTCCCCGTTACCTTCCAATCCATCGATCGCATCGATGTGATCAAGGGCGGGGGGAGTGTGCAGTATGGCCCCAACACCTATGGCGGGATCGTGAACATTATCACCAAGCCCATCCCCAAGCATTGGGAGAGTCAAGTGGCTGAGAGAACCACTTTTTGGGCTAAGGCGAGGAATGCTGGCTTTGCTGCCCCTCCTGGCAAAACCGGCAATCCCTCTTTCCTCAGCTCTTTGGGCAATGACATTCTTTACAATACCTATGTGAGGAGTGGGGGGATGATCAACAAGCACTTTGGCGTACAGGCGCAGGCTAACTGGGTAGATGGGCAGGGCTTTAGGGACAATAGCCCCACCAATATCCAAAACTATTGGCTGGATGGAGTCTATGACATCAACGAGAACAACGGCATCAAAGCCTACTACCAGTACTATGATTTTAAGATTGCCCAGCCCGGGAGCCTAAGCGCAGAGCAGTACCAAGAAAACCGCTTCATGAACGGACGCCCTTACAACTCCAAAGGGGGGCGTTCCCAGCGCTTTGGCATTGTGTATGAAAACCGCTTTGGCGACTTAGAAAGAGTGGGCGGGACATTTAGTTTCACCTACTATGGGCAGTTCATGACTAGGGATTTTCAGGTGAGCTCTAGCTACAACAGCGCGAACATGGTCACTTGTTACAGCGCAGCAAGCTGTGCAGCCCAGGGACTTAGTGGCTATAACCTAGCCGTGCCCTACTATGCCACAAACTACAATGGCTGGGGAGAGGTGGAAAACCCTGTGCGTTCCATCAACAACGCCTTTGAACCCAAGGTCAATTTAGTTGTCAACACTGGTAAGGTTAAGCAGACTTTCATCACTGGTTTGCGTTTCATGACCACCACCTTTTTGCAACGCCAATACATGAACACCAATGATTGTCCAACTATAAAAAGCGGAGAGGGGGCGGGCTTTTTGTGTGACGGAGCCAATGTCATGAGCGGCTGGGAACCCCACATCAAGCATGGGCTATACAAAAACTGGAACGATTGGCGCAACAATTACACCGCCGTGTATTTGAGCGATCGCATCGAGACTTGGAATGGGCGCTTTTTTGTGGTGCCTGGTCTACGCTATGCTTTGGTGCAGTATCAAAATGAAAATGCAGCTAATTGGGCCACCATTCCGCAAGCTGTCTTGAAAAAAATTGCCCACATGAACAACTGGATGCCCTCGACCAATATTGGTTTTATCCCGGTGCAGGGCGATCACACACTGCTCACCTACTTTAACTACCAACGCTCCTATGTGCCGCCCCAATTAGATGTCTTGAGCTATGGTGGAGCAGAGTACTTTACCCAGCACTTTGATGAGGTAGAGGCAGGCGCGCGCTATACCTATAAAAGCAACTTTAGTTTTAACGCCGACTATTTCCGCATTTGGGCTCGCGATTTTGCCACAGGGCAATATTCTATTTACACCAGCGGGCCTATGAAGGGCAATGTGCGCCCCGTCAATGGCTACTCACAAGGTGTGGAGCTGGAAATGTATTACCGCCCCATTAAGGGCTTGCAACTGCATGCTGCCTTTAACTACATTGACACGCGCGTTACAAGCCATGGACCTTTAACAGACTTAAATGGCGATGTGTTGCCCGGGACAAGCTATAACAAGCACTTCCCCTTTGTGAGCCCTTATCAGTTCATCTTGGATGCGCGCTACACTTACCGCAAAACCACCTTTGGTTTGTCTAGCTACTTTTATAGCCGGGCTTATAGTGGCATTAGCAACAGCGCGGCAGGGGGCTATTATGGCACGCAGTACTACAGCGGTGGCGCTAACTTTGAGAGTGTGTTAAACAGCGGTTATCAATGTGCAGCCTGGTGTATGACCCAACATGAGGGGATGTTGCCTTGGTATTGGGTGTGGAATATCCAAGTGAGCCAAGTCTTTTGGGAGAGCGGACGGCATAAAATTGTGGGGAGTTTACAGGTCAACAATATCTTTAACATGAAGTATTTCTTCACGGGGATTGGCTCTAGCCCTGCAGGCTTACAACCCGGCCCCGGGCGCTCTGTTACAGCGTATTTGAGCTACACTTTTTAG
- a CDS encoding lipid A deacylase LpxR family protein, whose amino-acid sequence MLDVPTPLVPYKKQYINLLSENDAYVYPADRYYSAGNRISYTSKEYNFWGAAYAHSWMAWSRYLTLMIHSPKMTRFNVSMTQTMYTPHLNSHTSEAIVVGDHLYAGWLRASLALFQRAPHALERILISLGTVGPNSMAGQTQNWLHGLWGDKTFQGWHNQLRDEFIFQFNYQWLYQVYILKTRFFSMDILPAVDIALGNAITHVRLGSLLRFGYNLDTDFGPNKIGSLFSGGQPFSNRFSFYFFIGASGSYQPIDIFIQGNSPQTRGITHLPDALYAVEGGFALLYRGFRLSFIATNLSKGFEEQPLSHNIGTVELDIAF is encoded by the coding sequence TTGCTAGATGTCCCCACACCTTTAGTTCCCTATAAAAAACAATACATTAACCTGCTCTCTGAAAACGATGCCTATGTTTATCCGGCCGATCGCTACTACAGCGCAGGAAATCGTATCAGCTACACGAGTAAAGAATATAATTTTTGGGGTGCGGCTTATGCACACTCTTGGATGGCCTGGAGTCGTTATTTAACCTTGATGATCCACTCCCCTAAAATGACTCGTTTTAATGTGAGCATGACTCAGACCATGTACACGCCACACTTAAATAGCCATACTAGCGAAGCGATCGTTGTGGGCGATCACCTCTATGCGGGTTGGTTAAGAGCTAGTCTTGCCCTCTTCCAACGCGCCCCGCATGCCCTCGAGAGAATCTTGATTTCTCTAGGCACAGTGGGGCCCAATTCGATGGCCGGACAAACCCAAAATTGGTTGCATGGGCTATGGGGTGATAAAACCTTTCAAGGTTGGCATAACCAATTGCGCGATGAATTCATCTTCCAATTCAATTACCAGTGGCTGTATCAAGTCTATATCCTCAAAACGCGTTTTTTTAGCATGGATATTCTGCCCGCTGTGGACATTGCCCTGGGCAATGCCATCACCCATGTACGCCTCGGTTCGCTTCTTAGATTTGGGTATAACCTAGACACAGATTTTGGACCGAATAAAATTGGATCTCTTTTTAGCGGAGGGCAACCTTTTAGCAACCGCTTTTCTTTTTACTTTTTCATAGGGGCTAGCGGGAGTTACCAACCTATCGATATTTTTATCCAGGGCAATAGCCCTCAAACTAGAGGGATCACCCATCTACCCGATGCACTCTATGCTGTAGAGGGTGGGTTTGCTCTGCTTTATCGAGGATTTCGTCTGTCCTTCATTGCCACCAACTTGAGCAAGGGATTTGAGGAGCAACCCTTAAGCCACAATATCGGTACTGTTGAACTTGATATCGCCTTTTAA
- the flgG gene encoding flagellar basal-body rod protein FlgG, giving the protein MLRSLYSATTGMLGQQTHIDTTSNNIANVNTVGFKRQRADFNDLFYQALQYAGTSTSDTTKSPNGIEVGLGVRTSSVTKMFSQGSPKETENNLDLAITGKGFFQIQMPDGSTAYTRAGNFKIDDQGNMVTTEGYPLIPQITFPQDTTQISIGVDGTVSVTQGNASTSNVIGQITLANFINPAGLHALGDNLLAVTSASGPAIVGNPNGDGYGQLRQGFLELSNVRLVEEMTDLITAQRAYEANSKTIQTADNMLQTVNSLKR; this is encoded by the coding sequence ATGTTGCGATCTCTTTATAGCGCCACTACCGGAATGTTAGGCCAACAAACCCACATTGACACCACTTCTAACAACATTGCCAATGTCAACACCGTGGGCTTTAAACGCCAAAGAGCGGACTTCAACGACCTTTTTTACCAAGCTTTGCAATACGCCGGCACTTCCACCTCGGATACCACAAAATCGCCCAATGGGATCGAAGTGGGGCTGGGGGTACGCACTTCTAGCGTGACCAAGATGTTTTCTCAAGGCAGCCCTAAAGAGACTGAAAATAATTTAGACTTAGCCATCACGGGCAAGGGCTTTTTTCAGATCCAAATGCCTGATGGCTCGACAGCCTATACCCGCGCGGGCAACTTTAAAATTGACGATCAGGGCAATATGGTGACGACTGAGGGCTACCCTCTCATTCCCCAAATCACTTTCCCCCAAGACACCACCCAAATTAGCATTGGCGTAGATGGCACAGTGAGCGTAACTCAGGGCAATGCCAGCACTTCTAATGTGATCGGGCAGATCACTTTAGCTAATTTTATCAACCCCGCCGGCTTGCACGCCTTAGGCGATAATTTACTCGCCGTAACCTCCGCCAGCGGCCCGGCGATTGTGGGCAATCCTAATGGAGATGGTTATGGGCAATTGCGTCAAGGCTTCTTGGAGTTGAGCAATGTGCGCTTGGTTGAGGAGATGACCGACTTGATCACCGCCCAAAGGGCATATGAGGCCAACTCTAAGACGATCCAAACCGCAGATAACATGTTGCAGACGGTCAATAGCCTAAAACGCTAG
- the dxs gene encoding 1-deoxy-D-xylulose-5-phosphate synthase — protein MQSMDLEVYQRDLPHLEQVCAQLRGRILEVVSAHGGHLSSSLGAIELIVGLHSVFDKDKHTFIFDTSHQAYAHKLLTGRFEAFDTLRQMDGLSGFVRPSESPYDYFIAGHSSTALSVGVGVAKAYALKGKSEVPVAMIGDGSLSAGLAYEALDELGDRKYPLVILLNDNEMSIAKPIGAISNALSQLMARPLYQSFRDKIKSVLKSMPEGVNYLANRFEESLKLITPGIFFEELGISYMGPIDGHDLEAITQALKLAKDTKTPLIIHAQTTKGKGYKMAEGKYEKWHGVGPFDLKTGQSLKSAPKIANPTQIYSKTLFELASLDDKIVGVTAAMPGGTGLGKLIDSYPERFWDVGIAEQHAVTSMAALAKEGFKPFVSIYSTFLQRAFDQIVHDVGIMSLPVKFAIDRAGIVGEDGETHQGLLDIAYLRPIPNMTLLAPRDNATLQQAIHFAKEHTAGPCAFRYPRGAFLLEEGVFESKPYVWGQCAFLKPEGDILFVGYGNGVGRAYETLKLVEAQGLKVALLDLCFLKPLDGALKEILPRYSKIYVFSDSYLMGGVGSALLEFVGGLYVESFEIADLYPTHGNIALVERSLQIDPASLAKRVLGVV, from the coding sequence ATACAAAGCATGGACCTAGAAGTTTATCAGCGAGATTTGCCCCATTTAGAGCAAGTGTGCGCCCAGCTTAGAGGGCGGATTTTAGAAGTGGTGAGCGCACACGGAGGGCACTTAAGTTCCTCACTCGGGGCGATTGAACTCATTGTGGGTTTGCACAGCGTGTTTGACAAGGATAAACACACCTTCATCTTTGACACCAGCCACCAAGCTTATGCCCATAAACTCTTAACGGGACGCTTTGAAGCCTTTGATACCTTGCGCCAAATGGACGGGCTTAGCGGGTTTGTGCGTCCCAGTGAGTCGCCCTATGATTACTTCATCGCCGGACACAGCTCCACGGCTTTATCTGTAGGGGTGGGTGTGGCTAAGGCTTACGCTTTAAAGGGCAAGAGTGAAGTACCCGTTGCAATGATTGGTGATGGCAGTCTTAGCGCAGGGCTAGCCTATGAGGCCCTAGATGAATTAGGCGATCGCAAATACCCCCTGGTGATCTTGCTCAATGACAATGAGATGAGCATCGCCAAACCCATAGGCGCGATCAGCAACGCTTTATCGCAACTCATGGCACGCCCCCTTTACCAATCCTTTAGGGACAAAATCAAGAGCGTTTTAAAGTCTATGCCCGAGGGGGTGAATTATCTAGCCAACCGCTTTGAAGAGTCCTTAAAGCTCATCACCCCGGGGATTTTCTTTGAAGAGCTGGGCATCAGCTATATGGGGCCCATTGACGGGCACGATTTAGAGGCGATCACCCAAGCCTTAAAATTGGCCAAAGACACCAAAACCCCCCTAATCATCCATGCCCAAACCACGAAGGGCAAGGGCTATAAGATGGCAGAGGGGAAGTATGAAAAATGGCATGGCGTGGGGCCCTTTGATTTAAAAACGGGGCAAAGCCTTAAAAGTGCGCCCAAAATTGCTAACCCCACACAAATATACTCAAAGACCCTTTTTGAGCTAGCAAGCCTTGATGATAAAATCGTGGGGGTTACGGCGGCTATGCCCGGGGGCACAGGGCTTGGCAAACTCATAGACAGCTACCCTGAGAGGTTTTGGGATGTCGGCATTGCTGAGCAACACGCCGTAACTTCTATGGCAGCTTTAGCCAAAGAGGGCTTTAAACCCTTTGTGAGCATTTACTCCACCTTTTTACAAAGGGCGTTTGATCAGATCGTGCACGATGTAGGGATCATGTCTTTACCCGTAAAATTTGCCATCGATCGTGCCGGAATTGTGGGTGAAGATGGCGAAACCCACCAAGGCCTGCTAGACATTGCCTATTTGCGCCCTATCCCTAACATGACCCTACTAGCCCCAAGGGACAACGCCACTTTGCAACAGGCGATACACTTTGCTAAAGAACACACAGCAGGGCCATGTGCTTTCCGCTACCCACGGGGAGCGTTTTTGCTAGAAGAGGGGGTCTTTGAATCCAAGCCCTATGTGTGGGGGCAGTGCGCGTTTCTAAAGCCAGAAGGGGATATTTTATTTGTGGGCTATGGCAATGGGGTGGGGCGGGCGTATGAAACCTTAAAACTCGTAGAGGCTCAGGGGCTCAAAGTGGCTTTGCTCGATTTATGTTTTTTAAAGCCCCTAGATGGCGCATTGAAGGAGATTTTGCCTAGATACTCTAAAATCTATGTCTTTAGCGATTCGTATTTGATGGGAGGTGTGGGGAGCGCGTTGTTAGAGTTTGTAGGCGGGTTGTATGTGGAAAGTTTTGAAATCGCCGACTTGTACCCCACACATGGCAACATTGCCCTCGTGGAGCGATCTTTACAGATCGATCCCGCTAGTTTAGCTAAGAGAGTATTGGGCGTGGTGTGA
- the fliH gene encoding flagellar assembly protein FliH, producing the protein MSLNNFSDENLIPKEDLDKHTIKRYTFKSFAEIAAEEPEEKKPKKEQPEPPQEDAHLERSIQLENDLIECLLKKTDELSGQLAKLQMQFEKSQEENQNLLQQTREDNYKIGFKEGEQKAKEDLSASIDEEKTHLLQSLTAIDQKMQQSQSHLEALEKELSAIAVEIAKEVIVKEVEEKSQEVALALAKELLKNIMDATDICVKVNTLDYPYLSQNLKDLPKIKLEPSDAIAKGGVLITSSQGNIDGNLMTRYKNLKESVLDNLKA; encoded by the coding sequence ATATCGTTGAATAACTTTAGCGATGAGAATTTAATCCCCAAAGAGGACCTTGACAAGCACACAATCAAGCGCTACACCTTTAAATCTTTCGCTGAAATCGCCGCTGAAGAGCCCGAGGAGAAAAAGCCCAAAAAAGAGCAGCCCGAGCCCCCCCAAGAGGACGCACATCTCGAGCGCTCCATCCAGCTAGAAAACGATCTCATTGAGTGCCTACTCAAAAAAACCGATGAACTCTCAGGCCAGCTTGCCAAACTCCAAATGCAGTTTGAAAAGAGCCAAGAGGAAAACCAAAATCTCTTACAACAAACCAGAGAGGACAATTATAAAATAGGCTTTAAGGAGGGCGAGCAAAAGGCCAAAGAGGACTTAAGCGCAAGCATTGACGAAGAAAAGACTCACCTCCTGCAATCGCTCACTGCTATTGACCAAAAAATGCAACAATCCCAAAGCCACCTAGAAGCCCTAGAAAAGGAACTCAGCGCCATCGCCGTAGAGATCGCCAAAGAGGTGATCGTTAAAGAAGTGGAGGAAAAGAGCCAAGAGGTCGCACTGGCCTTAGCCAAAGAGCTCTTAAAGAACATCATGGACGCGACCGACATTTGTGTGAAGGTCAACACTTTAGACTACCCCTATCTCTCCCAAAATCTTAAAGACCTACCCAAAATCAAGCTAGAACCCAGCGATGCGATCGCCAAGGGCGGGGTTTTGATCACCAGCTCACAGGGCAACATCGATGGTAATTTAATGACACGCTATAAGAATTTGAAAGAGAGCGTGTTAGACAATTTAAAGGCATAA